From the Elusimicrobiota bacterium genome, one window contains:
- a CDS encoding patatin-like phospholipase family protein has protein sequence MTPDEKQDWTPFLKRVPLFRDLSAEDLAKFAALLKPLSLPRGAALFRQGDKTEAFYLVTSGRVRLSIEAQGRRRILAYVGAGEALGETQLLTGEPSGFSAELDTTTEFLVLAQADFAAMVRETPSLLVQMARTLSARFLEQTREREPGAAELQPQVLCLVDALEAADRTLFTLALGHALAEQTRRRVLLVDLRGDAGTLARALGQTPLLVTEAMLREEDLHHPTLVERIAQAHPSGLSVLSLEPATLGGRLHRSIFLLVNMLRGAYDFVVIALEPSFGDVERSVLYEADTWLSVGCAGRKGLFEDVEARLRAFQPEPRAIHSLWLGAEPPPDVLLAPGRDFTRVPWTGAAADAFRGGEAPFTALMRSPRSLASVERLARRLGRLRVGLALGTGAALGLSLIGILKAFKREHIPIDILSGTSMGSLIGGLYALGLEPEEIEGIATRIDKAWVYENLFWDLTVPRAGLFAGATLMRFLRSYFGAREFHELELPFACVATDIETGEGVVFRDGRIAEAIRSSCGIPLVYQPYHYRGRFLVDGGLVDPVPVGVLSQMGADVLVAVNLTMPAGERKTGLREQRHARSDLALELEKLKGALPDALKGPNLRQIFFQMIYTMEYEIARSRDQLAHVTIHPDLSGFSWTEMHQAKRLIDAGERVAENVMPKIKSMLPVFSDHCRVRLRPRPLQP, from the coding sequence ATGACGCCGGACGAGAAGCAGGACTGGACCCCGTTCCTCAAGCGCGTGCCCCTCTTCCGCGACCTCTCCGCGGAGGACCTCGCGAAGTTCGCCGCGCTCCTGAAGCCCCTCTCCCTGCCCCGCGGCGCGGCCCTCTTCCGCCAGGGCGACAAGACCGAGGCCTTCTACCTCGTCACCTCCGGCCGCGTGCGCCTGAGCATCGAGGCGCAGGGCCGCCGGCGGATCCTCGCCTACGTCGGGGCCGGGGAGGCGCTCGGCGAGACCCAGCTGCTGACCGGCGAGCCCAGCGGCTTCTCCGCCGAGCTCGACACCACCACCGAGTTCCTCGTCCTCGCCCAGGCCGACTTCGCCGCGATGGTGCGCGAGACGCCCTCGCTGCTCGTGCAGATGGCGCGCACGCTCTCAGCGCGCTTCCTCGAGCAGACGCGCGAGCGGGAGCCCGGCGCCGCCGAGCTCCAGCCGCAGGTGCTCTGCCTCGTCGACGCGCTCGAGGCCGCCGACCGCACCCTCTTCACCCTCGCGCTCGGGCACGCCCTCGCCGAGCAGACGCGCCGGCGCGTGCTGCTCGTGGACCTGCGCGGCGACGCCGGGACCCTCGCGCGCGCGCTGGGGCAGACGCCGCTGCTCGTCACGGAGGCCATGCTCCGCGAGGAGGACCTCCACCACCCCACGCTGGTCGAGCGGATCGCGCAGGCCCATCCCTCCGGGCTCTCGGTGCTGAGCCTGGAGCCGGCGACGCTCGGCGGGCGCCTGCACCGCAGCATCTTCCTCCTCGTCAACATGCTGCGCGGCGCCTACGACTTCGTCGTCATCGCGCTCGAACCCTCCTTCGGAGACGTCGAGCGCTCGGTGCTCTACGAGGCCGACACCTGGCTCAGCGTCGGCTGCGCCGGGCGCAAGGGGCTCTTCGAGGACGTCGAAGCACGGCTCCGGGCCTTCCAGCCCGAGCCGCGCGCCATCCACTCGCTCTGGCTCGGCGCCGAGCCTCCGCCCGACGTCCTCCTCGCGCCCGGCCGCGACTTCACGCGCGTGCCCTGGACGGGCGCGGCCGCCGACGCCTTCCGCGGCGGCGAGGCGCCCTTCACGGCCCTCATGCGCTCCCCCAGGTCGCTGGCTTCCGTCGAGCGCCTCGCGCGCCGGCTCGGGCGCCTGCGCGTCGGGCTCGCGCTCGGCACCGGCGCCGCGCTCGGGCTCTCGCTGATCGGCATCCTCAAGGCCTTCAAGCGCGAGCACATCCCCATCGACATCCTCTCGGGGACCTCGATGGGCTCGCTCATCGGCGGGCTCTACGCGCTCGGGCTCGAGCCCGAGGAGATCGAGGGCATCGCCACCCGCATCGACAAGGCCTGGGTCTACGAGAACCTCTTCTGGGACCTCACCGTCCCGCGCGCCGGCCTCTTCGCCGGCGCCACGCTCATGCGCTTCCTGCGCTCCTACTTCGGCGCCCGGGAGTTCCACGAGCTCGAGCTCCCCTTCGCCTGCGTGGCCACCGACATCGAGACCGGCGAGGGCGTGGTCTTCCGCGACGGCCGCATCGCGGAGGCCATCCGCTCCTCCTGCGGCATCCCGCTCGTCTACCAGCCCTACCACTATCGCGGCCGCTTCCTCGTCGACGGCGGTCTCGTGGACCCCGTGCCCGTCGGCGTCCTCAGCCAGATGGGGGCCGACGTGCTCGTCGCGGTGAACCTCACGATGCCGGCCGGGGAGCGCAAGACCGGCCTGCGCGAGCAGCGCCACGCCCGCTCCGACCTCGCTCTCGAGCTCGAGAAGCTCAAGGGCGCGCTGCCCGACGCCCTCAAGGGCCCGAACCTGCGCCAGATCTTCTTCCAGATGATCTACACGATGGAGTACGAGATCGCCCGCTCGCGCGACCAGCTCGCGCACGTCACCATACACCCGGACCTGTCGGGCTTCTCCTGGACGGAGATGCACCAGGCCAAGCGCCTCATCGACGCGGGCGAGCGCGTCGCCGAGAACGTGATGCCCAAGATCAAGTCCATGCTGCCGGTCTTCTCCGACCACTGCCGCGTGCGCCTGCGTCCCCGCCCTCTGCAGCCGTAG
- a CDS encoding NUDIX hydrolase — MTKSFVERRVRKKLVHQGRAVAFRVDTVRMPDGKHATREFLDHWGAVAVVPFLDPKTVVLVRQFRYPVGETTWELPAGKLDKGEKLLSCLERELREETGYTAGRVRPLIAYWPTPAFSNEVIHIYVADRLKPGRMSPDEDEFIEARKVPFKTALRWAQNGKIKDSKTVIALMACAVKGLARAPRDGAKGKRAARA; from the coding sequence ATGACGAAATCCTTCGTCGAACGCCGCGTGCGCAAGAAGCTCGTCCACCAGGGACGAGCCGTCGCCTTCCGGGTGGACACCGTCCGCATGCCCGACGGCAAGCACGCCACCCGCGAGTTCCTGGACCACTGGGGCGCCGTCGCCGTCGTCCCCTTCCTGGACCCGAAGACCGTCGTCCTCGTGCGCCAGTTCCGCTACCCCGTCGGCGAGACCACCTGGGAGCTCCCCGCCGGCAAGCTCGACAAGGGGGAGAAGCTGCTCTCCTGTCTCGAGCGCGAGCTGCGCGAGGAGACCGGCTACACCGCCGGCCGCGTCCGCCCTCTCATCGCCTACTGGCCGACGCCCGCCTTCTCCAACGAGGTCATCCACATCTACGTCGCCGACCGCCTGAAGCCCGGGCGCATGTCCCCGGACGAGGATGAGTTCATCGAGGCGAGGAAGGTCCCTTTCAAGACGGCCCTGCGCTGGGCCCAGAACGGGAAGATCAAGGACTCGAAGACCGTCATCGCGCTCATGGCCTGCGCCGTGAAGGGTCTCGCGCGCGCCCCGCGGGACGGCGCGAAAGGAAAACGGGCCGCGCGCGCGTAA
- the dnaE gene encoding DNA polymerase III subunit alpha, which produces MSPQNLDFVHLHNHTEYSLMDGVTPISKDKGPSDLLLELAKQGAKGLAITDHGNLYGAVEFYLRCRKAGIKPIVGCEFYLAKGKRTDRAGSQREVNRHITVLARSYEGYENLMALSTKAFLEGFYYDPRIDKELLAAHAKGLIVLSGCLKGELAQTLLTGDVPAATRLAGEMRDLLEKDAFYLEIMDHGLKDQKQVLKGILEVQAKTGLPLVATNDCHYPMKGDAAAHDARVCISTGRQIADVNRLRFESHEFYYKSVQEMAKTFHFAPESLMNTVRIAEMCALQIPMDKMHLPDFPVPQGHTQDSYLDKLCREGLQRLGRASDAEYLKRLEFELGVIKKMGFSGYFLIVWDFIRYAKNNGVPVGPGRGSGAGSLVSYSLDITTVDPIFHRLLFERFLNPDRKSMPDLDIDFSDLGRDKVIEYVRGKYGANNVAQIITFGSMKAKLVIRDVGRVLGMPIPEVDRIAKMIPTGPKITISGALDSNPEMRKALEEPATRKLIDLAKKLEGLKRHTGVHAAGIVITKDVVWKYAPLSRGAGDSITTQYDGDILPQLGLLKMDFLGLRNLSIIDKAVELVRARHDPSFDVAKVPMDDKKSYELLASGRALGVFQLDSEGMRELLRRLKPTTFEDISACIALYRPGPMQSGMLDLFVERKHGSKVAYEHEKLEPVLKDTYGCIVYQEQVMEISKSLAGFTAGEADGLRKAMGKKIHEEIEKLRGKFVEGCKANKIPEKLANKIYDQIDKFGGYGFNKSHTVAYGTVSYQTAYLKSNYPLEYFTALLTSEIGHNAIDVEGKENKLVTYMEDAQDFGIEVLGPDVQRSEGPFSIEEKAIRFGLLAVKNVGAGAAEGIIAARKDGPFKSLDDLCRRIDLRAANRKTLESLVKAGAMDGFMKGVRIGDARARLMASLDETMGRQSRIKDDLARGQGLLFGSEPAPPPAAHSKDVPGVEPWHEHEVLQNEKEVLGFYLSGHPLVRYKDFLPCAATHRIEDLNADIHQPVRLAGLIGSVRKLMTKKNEPMARAVLEDLTGEIPLIVFPRTLAAVGNLLRANEIVVVGGKLSYRGDFKNEDDPPRPELLVEDIQPIEMAVTRYAKRLLLRFSTAGLEENFLSELRRILRKYPGRIPVHLRLETPTHGEMHVETEESVALTAQLFEALERVLGERAWKIESGS; this is translated from the coding sequence ATGAGCCCGCAGAACCTCGATTTCGTCCACCTGCACAACCACACCGAGTACTCGCTGATGGACGGGGTCACCCCCATCAGCAAGGATAAGGGCCCCTCCGACCTCCTCCTCGAGCTGGCCAAGCAGGGCGCCAAGGGCCTGGCCATCACCGACCACGGAAACCTCTACGGCGCCGTCGAGTTCTACCTGCGCTGCCGCAAGGCGGGGATCAAGCCCATCGTCGGCTGCGAGTTCTATCTCGCCAAGGGCAAGCGCACCGACCGCGCCGGCTCCCAGCGCGAGGTCAACCGCCACATCACGGTGCTCGCGCGCAGCTACGAGGGCTACGAGAACCTCATGGCCCTCTCGACGAAGGCCTTCCTCGAGGGCTTCTATTACGATCCGCGCATCGACAAGGAGCTGCTCGCCGCGCACGCGAAGGGGCTCATCGTGCTCTCGGGCTGCCTCAAGGGCGAACTCGCGCAGACCCTGCTCACCGGCGACGTCCCCGCGGCGACCCGCCTGGCCGGCGAGATGCGCGACCTCCTCGAGAAGGACGCCTTCTACCTCGAGATCATGGACCACGGGCTCAAGGACCAGAAGCAGGTCCTCAAGGGCATCCTCGAGGTCCAGGCCAAGACCGGGCTCCCCCTCGTGGCCACCAACGACTGCCACTACCCGATGAAGGGCGACGCGGCCGCGCACGACGCGCGCGTCTGCATCTCGACCGGGCGCCAGATCGCCGACGTCAACCGCCTCCGCTTCGAGAGCCACGAGTTCTACTACAAGTCGGTGCAGGAGATGGCGAAGACCTTCCACTTCGCCCCCGAGTCGCTGATGAACACCGTGCGCATCGCCGAGATGTGCGCGCTGCAGATCCCGATGGACAAGATGCACCTGCCGGACTTCCCGGTCCCGCAGGGGCACACGCAGGACTCCTACCTCGACAAGCTCTGCCGCGAGGGTCTGCAGCGCCTGGGCCGCGCCTCCGACGCCGAGTACCTCAAGCGCCTCGAGTTCGAGCTCGGGGTCATCAAGAAGATGGGGTTCTCGGGCTACTTCCTCATCGTCTGGGACTTCATCCGCTACGCGAAGAACAACGGCGTCCCCGTCGGGCCCGGCCGCGGCTCCGGCGCGGGCTCGCTGGTCTCCTACTCCCTCGACATCACGACCGTCGACCCCATCTTCCACCGCCTCCTCTTCGAACGGTTCCTCAACCCCGACCGCAAGTCGATGCCCGACCTGGACATCGACTTCTCCGACCTCGGGCGCGACAAGGTCATCGAGTACGTGCGCGGCAAGTACGGCGCCAACAACGTCGCGCAGATCATCACCTTCGGCTCCATGAAGGCGAAGCTCGTCATCCGCGACGTCGGCCGCGTCCTCGGCATGCCCATCCCCGAGGTGGACCGCATCGCGAAGATGATCCCGACCGGGCCCAAGATCACCATCAGCGGCGCGCTGGACTCGAACCCCGAGATGCGCAAGGCCCTCGAGGAGCCGGCGACGCGCAAGCTCATCGACCTCGCGAAGAAGCTCGAGGGGCTCAAGCGCCACACCGGCGTGCACGCGGCCGGCATCGTCATCACGAAGGACGTCGTCTGGAAGTACGCCCCCCTTTCCCGCGGCGCGGGAGACTCCATCACGACGCAGTACGACGGCGACATCCTCCCCCAGCTCGGCCTGCTGAAGATGGACTTCCTCGGCCTGCGCAACCTCTCCATCATCGACAAGGCCGTCGAGCTCGTCCGCGCGCGCCACGACCCGTCCTTCGACGTGGCGAAGGTCCCGATGGACGACAAGAAGAGCTACGAGCTCCTCGCCTCCGGCCGCGCGCTGGGCGTCTTCCAGCTCGACTCCGAGGGCATGCGCGAGCTGCTGCGGCGCCTGAAGCCCACCACCTTCGAGGACATCTCGGCCTGCATCGCGCTCTACCGCCCCGGCCCGATGCAGAGCGGCATGCTCGACCTCTTCGTCGAGCGCAAGCACGGCTCGAAGGTCGCCTACGAGCACGAGAAGCTCGAGCCCGTGCTCAAGGACACCTACGGCTGCATCGTGTACCAGGAACAGGTCATGGAGATCTCCAAGTCCCTGGCCGGCTTCACGGCGGGGGAGGCCGACGGCCTGCGCAAGGCCATGGGGAAGAAGATCCACGAGGAGATCGAGAAGCTGCGCGGGAAGTTCGTCGAGGGCTGCAAGGCCAACAAGATCCCCGAGAAGCTCGCCAACAAGATCTACGACCAGATCGACAAGTTCGGCGGCTACGGCTTCAACAAATCCCACACGGTGGCCTACGGCACGGTCTCCTACCAGACCGCTTACCTGAAGTCGAACTACCCTCTCGAGTACTTCACGGCGCTGCTCACCTCGGAGATCGGGCACAACGCCATCGACGTCGAGGGCAAGGAGAACAAGCTCGTCACCTACATGGAGGACGCCCAGGACTTCGGCATCGAGGTCCTCGGCCCCGACGTCCAGCGCTCGGAGGGCCCCTTCTCCATCGAGGAGAAGGCCATCCGCTTCGGCCTGCTCGCGGTCAAGAACGTGGGCGCCGGCGCCGCCGAGGGCATCATCGCCGCGCGCAAGGACGGACCCTTCAAGTCCCTCGACGACCTCTGCCGCCGCATCGACCTGCGCGCGGCCAACCGCAAGACGCTCGAATCCCTCGTCAAGGCCGGCGCGATGGACGGCTTCATGAAGGGCGTGCGCATCGGCGACGCCCGCGCCCGGCTCATGGCCTCCCTCGACGAGACGATGGGGCGCCAGTCGCGCATCAAGGACGACCTGGCCCGCGGCCAGGGGCTGCTCTTCGGCTCCGAGCCCGCCCCGCCGCCGGCCGCCCACTCCAAGGACGTCCCCGGCGTGGAGCCCTGGCACGAGCACGAGGTCCTGCAGAACGAGAAGGAGGTCCTCGGTTTCTACCTCTCGGGCCACCCGCTCGTGCGCTACAAGGACTTCCTCCCGTGCGCGGCCACCCACCGCATCGAGGACCTGAACGCGGACATCCACCAGCCCGTGCGCCTGGCCGGCCTCATCGGCTCGGTGCGCAAGCTCATGACCAAGAAGAACGAGCCCATGGCCCGGGCGGTCCTCGAGGACCTCACGGGGGAGATCCCCCTCATCGTCTTCCCCCGCACCCTCGCCGCCGTCGGGAACCTCCTGCGCGCCAACGAGATCGTGGTCGTCGGCGGGAAGCTCTCCTACCGCGGGGATTTCAAGAACGAGGACGACCCTCCCCGCCCGGAACTCCTCGTGGAGGACATCCAGCCCATCGAGATGGCGGTCACGCGCTACGCCAAGCGCCTGCTCCTGCGCTTCTCCACGGCAGGATTAGAGGAGAATTTCCTCTCAGAATTGCGTAGAATCCTACGCAAATACCCTGGCCGCATCCCGGTGCACCTGCGGCTCGAGACGCCTACCCACGGCGAGATGCATGTGGAGACCGAGGAGTCCGTCGCGCTCACCGCGCAGCTCTTCGAAGCGCTCGAGCGGGTGCTGGGAGAGAGAGCATGGAAAATAGAAAGCGGATCATGA
- a CDS encoding response regulator: MIADDDPDLLELLKMDLSYQGYDVSAASDGREALALATKERFDLVLLDVMMPYIDGYHVAYELSSKLGPNAPKIVIMTSRDTVREKGIAMMSGAMTVIQKPFGMAELHTRLTEILSKP, from the coding sequence ATGATCGCGGACGACGACCCTGATCTGCTCGAGCTGTTGAAGATGGACCTGTCCTATCAGGGCTACGACGTCTCCGCGGCCTCCGACGGCCGGGAGGCGCTCGCGCTCGCCACCAAGGAGCGCTTCGACCTCGTCCTGCTCGACGTGATGATGCCCTACATCGACGGCTACCACGTCGCCTACGAGCTTTCCAGCAAGCTGGGGCCCAACGCTCCCAAGATCGTCATCATGACGAGCCGAGACACGGTGCGCGAGAAGGGCATCGCGATGATGAGCGGCGCCATGACGGTGATCCAGAAGCCCTTCGGCATGGCCGAGCTGCACACGCGCCTGACCGAGATCCTGTCCAAACCCTGA
- a CDS encoding HEAT repeat domain-containing protein: protein MTRFPLLLGALLALLPAPSRAQTAQDPLPAAVERLKAQDPLARRQAVEELVRLRRPEAVKPLLNVLSDKDEYVRAAALDALGIMRVREAVPKMIDLLSKDGSAQVRQQAAISLAYLVDASAEVPLVAALKDAAPGVRFAAARSLGAMRSGKAVEPLTAMLKDADPQMRRTAAGTLGQIGSASAAPALTGTFKGDPDANVRREAFKALAQLPAAADKAFFAAALKDADPMIRLSAAATLGRLGDASGEAAAVELLRHAEDPVRMQAANTLGMIGGKEKALPALEAAEAAEKNPGVKQGLSFGKAQLKARLGIVDAVAAAAQPVKKPAVKKTPVKAPASTPAANAPAKAPAKKAAAPVKKTP, encoded by the coding sequence ATGACCCGATTCCCCCTCCTCCTCGGCGCGCTCCTCGCCCTGCTCCCCGCGCCCTCGCGCGCGCAGACCGCCCAGGACCCGCTCCCCGCCGCCGTCGAGCGCCTCAAGGCCCAGGACCCCCTGGCCCGGCGTCAGGCCGTCGAGGAGCTCGTCCGCCTGCGCCGCCCCGAGGCGGTCAAGCCCCTCCTGAACGTCCTCTCCGACAAGGACGAGTACGTCCGCGCCGCCGCCCTCGACGCGCTCGGCATCATGCGCGTGCGCGAGGCCGTGCCGAAGATGATCGACCTCCTCTCCAAGGACGGCTCCGCGCAGGTGCGCCAGCAGGCCGCCATCTCGCTGGCCTACCTCGTCGACGCCAGCGCCGAGGTCCCCCTCGTCGCGGCGCTCAAGGACGCGGCCCCCGGAGTCCGCTTCGCCGCCGCGCGCTCGCTCGGCGCGATGCGCTCGGGGAAGGCCGTCGAGCCCCTGACCGCCATGCTCAAGGACGCGGACCCGCAGATGCGCCGCACCGCCGCCGGCACCCTCGGGCAGATCGGCTCGGCCTCCGCGGCCCCGGCCCTGACCGGGACCTTCAAGGGCGATCCCGACGCGAACGTCCGCCGCGAGGCCTTCAAGGCCCTCGCGCAGCTCCCCGCCGCCGCGGACAAGGCCTTCTTCGCGGCGGCCCTCAAGGACGCCGACCCGATGATCCGCCTCAGCGCGGCCGCGACGCTCGGCCGGCTCGGCGACGCCTCCGGCGAGGCCGCCGCCGTCGAGCTGCTCCGCCACGCCGAGGACCCGGTCCGCATGCAGGCCGCCAACACCCTCGGGATGATCGGCGGCAAGGAGAAGGCGCTCCCCGCGCTCGAGGCCGCCGAAGCCGCCGAGAAGAACCCCGGGGTCAAACAAGGCCTCTCCTTCGGCAAGGCCCAGCTCAAGGCGCGGCTCGGCATCGTCGACGCGGTCGCGGCCGCCGCGCAGCCCGTGAAGAAGCCGGCCGTGAAGAAGACCCCCGTCAAGGCGCCGGCCTCCACGCCGGCCGCGAACGCCCCCGCCAAGGCCCCGGCGAAGAAGGCCGCGGCTCCGGTCAAGAAGACTCCATGA
- a CDS encoding ATP-dependent 6-phosphofructokinase yields the protein MAKKRIGILTGGGDCPGLNPAIRGAVLHAHAHGAECIGIRNGWKGILEADAFTLKLADVDDIILKGGTILGTSRTNPYKKEGGPAKAMAAFKKLKLDALIAMGGEDTLGVATRLFADFKAPVVGVPKTMDNDLEATDYTFGFDTATTVAVDAAERLRDTGKSHSRIMVLEVMGRHAGWVALFTGIAAAADYVCLPERPVDVKDMATKLKAAFARKGTALVVASEAITFPGTNDQHKEIDEFGHEILKERGVAERLSEIIGKETGIETRSAVIGHIQRGGSPTLFDRILGTRVGVKASELALTGQFGYMVALKGDRIVPVSLKEATAELKTVTLEWLDLLDILTEALAGQAKRKAEKREKAAA from the coding sequence ATGGCGAAGAAGCGCATCGGCATCCTCACCGGCGGCGGAGACTGCCCCGGCCTGAACCCCGCCATCCGCGGAGCGGTCCTGCACGCGCACGCGCACGGCGCCGAGTGCATCGGCATCCGCAACGGCTGGAAGGGCATCCTCGAGGCGGACGCGTTCACCCTCAAGCTCGCCGACGTCGACGACATCATCCTCAAGGGCGGCACCATCCTCGGCACCTCCCGCACCAACCCCTACAAGAAAGAGGGCGGCCCCGCGAAGGCGATGGCGGCCTTCAAGAAGCTCAAGCTCGACGCCCTCATCGCGATGGGCGGCGAGGACACCCTCGGCGTCGCGACGCGCCTCTTCGCCGACTTCAAGGCGCCGGTCGTCGGCGTCCCGAAGACGATGGACAACGACCTCGAGGCGACCGACTACACCTTCGGCTTCGACACCGCGACGACCGTCGCGGTGGACGCCGCCGAGCGCCTGCGCGACACCGGCAAGAGCCACTCGCGCATCATGGTGCTCGAGGTCATGGGCCGCCACGCCGGCTGGGTCGCGCTCTTCACCGGCATCGCCGCGGCCGCCGACTACGTCTGCCTGCCCGAGCGGCCGGTCGACGTCAAGGACATGGCGACGAAGCTCAAGGCCGCCTTCGCGCGCAAGGGCACCGCGCTCGTCGTGGCCTCCGAGGCGATCACCTTCCCCGGGACCAACGACCAGCACAAGGAGATCGACGAGTTCGGCCATGAGATCCTCAAGGAGCGCGGAGTCGCCGAGCGCCTCAGCGAGATCATCGGGAAGGAGACCGGCATCGAGACCCGCTCGGCCGTCATCGGCCACATCCAGCGCGGCGGCTCGCCGACGCTCTTCGACCGCATCCTCGGTACGCGCGTCGGCGTGAAGGCCTCCGAGCTCGCCCTGACGGGCCAGTTCGGCTACATGGTCGCGCTCAAGGGCGACAGGATCGTGCCCGTCTCCCTGAAGGAGGCCACGGCGGAGCTCAAGACCGTGACCCTCGAGTGGCTCGACCTGCTCGACATCCTCACCGAGGCCCTCGCCGGCCAGGCCAAGCGCAAAGCCGAGAAGCGCGAGAAGGCGGCCGCGTGA
- a CDS encoding methyl-accepting chemotaxis protein, which produces MSALPPTATQTQRFQRRTVLVKRHLQLKYAAIVFASVLFTALIVGGDVAYTMVRFISRENPSLMPDALDLLRFGVVKLALFMGIMFVLSLFVSHRIAGPIYRFERSTQTIATGDLTHRVSLRTGDDLMELQDEMNAMVSALQRLVQKDRTLAEHLLSRVEALTARLPEHGSADGGPVREELKALCAELKHLTQGFKV; this is translated from the coding sequence GTGAGCGCCCTCCCCCCGACGGCGACGCAGACCCAGCGCTTCCAACGGCGCACGGTGCTGGTCAAGCGTCACCTGCAGCTCAAGTACGCCGCCATCGTGTTCGCCTCCGTCCTCTTCACGGCCCTCATCGTGGGCGGAGACGTCGCCTACACGATGGTCCGCTTCATCAGCCGGGAGAACCCCTCGCTGATGCCCGACGCCCTCGACCTGCTCCGCTTCGGCGTCGTGAAGCTGGCGCTGTTCATGGGGATCATGTTCGTCCTCTCGCTGTTCGTCTCGCACCGCATCGCGGGGCCGATCTACCGCTTCGAGCGCTCCACCCAGACCATCGCGACCGGCGACCTCACCCACCGGGTGTCCCTGCGCACGGGCGACGACCTCATGGAGCTCCAGGACGAGATGAACGCGATGGTCTCGGCGCTGCAGCGCCTCGTCCAGAAGGACCGCACGCTCGCCGAGCACCTGCTCTCGCGCGTCGAAGCCCTGACCGCGCGCCTGCCCGAGCACGGCAGCGCCGACGGCGGGCCGGTGCGCGAGGAGCTCAAGGCGCTGTGCGCGGAGCTCAAGCACCTGACCCAGGGGTTCAAAGTCTGA
- a CDS encoding TolC family protein, with translation MKLLLSLLLLVPALPAAAAEVDPDVYTLEDCTRLALRNNGELQAADQNIIISRQRVKEAALLFAPDMGVQALAARYAARYPFALSQNFRSVMLFPSDKENIFSGQGYMSVSLYEGMRHVNTLRMARTALKQAQTRYDAVKMDLLYSVQHAFFGLILAQESAAAAEEAAARAGESAKAAAGRWERLEAEGLAAELRAAAAEARHELALARLDFLKGLNKEFDAPVRVSGRLETKPVHADLARALLWAAELRPELRAQTYRSQMDAIAVNLALGRRYPTVTLGVDYELTGQEFPLRQNNWDATVGVRLPFSLDYFTQHTQKVAEQRQGEIASAELQDQVQLEVRRAWEDLQYWQAEWPRREEELKRLKDLSGDLRGDAVQGLRAEVRLLKARRDWLRSVTEHILARARLERAVGRPLTE, from the coding sequence ATGAAGCTCCTCCTCTCCCTCCTCCTGCTCGTCCCCGCGCTCCCCGCCGCCGCCGCCGAGGTCGATCCCGACGTCTACACCCTCGAGGACTGCACGCGGCTGGCCCTGCGCAACAACGGAGAGCTGCAGGCGGCCGACCAGAACATCATCATCTCCCGCCAGCGCGTGAAGGAGGCCGCCCTCCTCTTCGCGCCGGACATGGGCGTCCAGGCGCTGGCCGCACGCTACGCGGCGCGCTACCCCTTCGCGCTGAGCCAGAACTTCCGCTCCGTCATGCTCTTCCCCTCCGACAAGGAGAACATCTTCTCGGGCCAGGGCTACATGAGCGTCTCCCTCTACGAGGGCATGCGCCACGTCAACACCCTGCGCATGGCCCGCACGGCGCTCAAGCAGGCGCAGACCCGCTACGACGCCGTGAAGATGGACCTGCTCTACTCCGTCCAGCACGCCTTCTTCGGACTCATCCTCGCCCAGGAGAGCGCCGCCGCCGCCGAGGAGGCCGCCGCCCGCGCCGGAGAGAGCGCGAAGGCCGCGGCCGGGCGCTGGGAGCGGCTCGAGGCCGAAGGCCTCGCCGCCGAACTGCGCGCCGCCGCCGCCGAGGCCCGCCACGAGCTGGCGCTCGCGCGCCTCGACTTCCTGAAGGGCCTCAACAAGGAGTTCGACGCGCCGGTGCGCGTCAGCGGCCGGCTGGAGACGAAGCCGGTCCACGCCGACCTCGCGCGCGCCCTGCTCTGGGCCGCCGAACTGCGCCCCGAACTGCGCGCCCAGACCTACCGCTCGCAGATGGACGCCATCGCGGTGAACCTGGCCCTCGGCCGCCGCTACCCCACGGTCACCCTCGGCGTGGACTACGAGCTCACCGGCCAGGAGTTCCCCCTCCGGCAGAACAACTGGGACGCGACGGTCGGCGTCCGGCTCCCCTTCTCCCTCGACTACTTCACGCAGCACACCCAGAAGGTCGCCGAACAGCGCCAGGGCGAGATCGCCAGCGCCGAGCTCCAGGACCAGGTCCAGCTCGAAGTCCGCCGGGCCTGGGAAGACCTCCAGTACTGGCAGGCCGAGTGGCCGCGCCGCGAGGAGGAGCTCAAGCGCCTCAAGGACCTCTCCGGGGACCTGCGCGGGGACGCCGTCCAGGGATTGCGCGCCGAGGTCCGCCTCCTCAAAGCCCGCCGCGACTGGCTCCGCTCGGTCACCGAGCACATCCTCGCCCGCGCCCGCCTCGAGCGGGCCGTCGGCCGTCCCCTCACGGAGTGA